A stretch of Pseudoclavibacter chungangensis DNA encodes these proteins:
- the der gene encoding ribosome biogenesis GTPase Der: MTDHETDRNDTEGVDGAERAGFAPDAPGAPTADELRQAVDAVDDEVADARAAALRQSLDDYELDDDDLDIIDAATEDADAITYLPALPVLAVVGRPNVGKSALVNRIIGRREAVVEDTPGVTRDRVSYKAEWNGRWFTLVDTGGWEPDAKGIDLSVAQQAEIAIELADAVLFVVDANVGATSTDEHVVKLLRKSDRPVLLVANKVDDLVQEPNAAQLWSLGLGEPWPVSALHGRGVADLLDKALSVLPEVSKVAKDEVDGPRRVAILGRPNVGKSSLLNKAAGEERVVVNDLAGTTRDPIDEQIELGGRVWRFVDTAGIRKKVHLQQGADFYASLRTTAALEKAEVAVVVIDVTQPIGVQDVRVVDLVLESGRALVLAFNKWDELDDERRWKLEREIEQDLAHVSWAPRVNISAKTGRHLEKLVPALETALESWDTRIPTGKFNAFLTELVQEFPHPLRGGKQPRILFGTQAATRPPTFVLFTTGFLDPGYRRFITRRLREVYGFVGTPIVVNMRVREKRQRR, encoded by the coding sequence ATGACCGACCACGAGACGGACCGAAACGACACCGAGGGCGTCGACGGCGCCGAACGCGCCGGGTTCGCGCCCGACGCGCCGGGGGCCCCGACGGCCGACGAGCTGCGCCAGGCCGTCGACGCCGTCGACGACGAGGTCGCCGACGCGCGCGCCGCGGCACTGCGACAGAGCCTGGACGACTACGAGCTCGACGACGACGACCTCGACATCATCGACGCCGCGACCGAGGACGCCGACGCGATCACGTACCTGCCGGCGCTTCCCGTCCTCGCGGTCGTGGGACGTCCGAACGTGGGCAAGTCCGCGCTCGTGAACCGCATCATCGGTCGTCGCGAGGCGGTCGTCGAGGACACGCCGGGCGTCACGCGCGACCGCGTGTCGTACAAGGCGGAGTGGAACGGCCGCTGGTTCACGCTCGTCGACACGGGCGGCTGGGAGCCGGACGCGAAGGGTATCGACCTCTCGGTCGCCCAGCAGGCCGAAATCGCGATCGAGCTCGCCGATGCGGTGCTGTTCGTCGTGGACGCGAACGTCGGGGCGACCTCGACCGACGAGCACGTCGTCAAGCTGCTGCGCAAGAGCGATCGTCCCGTGCTCCTCGTCGCGAACAAGGTCGACGACCTCGTGCAGGAGCCGAACGCGGCGCAGCTGTGGAGCCTCGGCCTGGGGGAGCCCTGGCCCGTCTCGGCGCTGCACGGGCGCGGGGTGGCGGACCTCCTCGACAAGGCGCTCTCGGTGCTGCCGGAGGTCTCCAAGGTCGCGAAGGACGAGGTCGACGGCCCCCGCAGGGTCGCGATCCTCGGCCGACCGAACGTCGGCAAGTCGAGTCTGCTGAACAAGGCCGCGGGGGAGGAGCGCGTCGTCGTCAACGACCTCGCGGGAACGACGCGCGACCCGATCGACGAGCAGATCGAGCTCGGTGGCCGCGTGTGGCGGTTCGTCGACACGGCCGGCATCCGCAAGAAGGTGCACCTGCAACAGGGCGCCGACTTCTACGCGTCGCTCCGCACGACCGCGGCGCTCGAGAAGGCGGAGGTCGCGGTCGTCGTGATCGACGTGACGCAGCCGATCGGCGTGCAGGACGTGCGCGTCGTCGATCTCGTGCTCGAGTCGGGCCGTGCGCTCGTGCTCGCGTTCAACAAGTGGGACGAGCTCGACGACGAGCGTCGCTGGAAGCTCGAGCGCGAGATCGAACAGGACCTCGCGCACGTGTCGTGGGCGCCGCGCGTGAACATCTCGGCGAAGACCGGGCGGCACCTCGAGAAGCTCGTGCCCGCGCTCGAGACGGCGCTCGAGAGCTGGGACACCCGCATCCCGACCGGCAAGTTCAACGCCTTCCTGACGGAGCTCGTGCAGGAGTTCCCGCATCCGCTGCGCGGTGGGAAGCAGCCCCGCATCCTCTTCGGGACGCAGGCCGCGACACGGCCGCCGACCTTCGTGCTCTTCACGACCGGGTTCCTCGACCCCGGCTACCGGCGCTTCATCACGCGACGCCTGCGTGAGGTGTACGGCTTCGTGGGGACGCCGATCGTCGTCAACATGCGCGTGCGGGAGAAGCGCCAGCGTCGCTGA